In a genomic window of Leishmania donovani BPK282A1 complete genome, chromosome 32:
- a CDS encoding phosphomannose isomerase, whose product MSELVKLEVGHQDYAWGKDAASSFVAKMKGLTNDKSGKMFAELWVGTHPNCPSRIADGDAQLLEEFLKQPENKKKYFSEAHQATTFRDTVPYLLKILSIRTALSIQAHPCKKLAEKLHAARPDKYKDPNHKPELICALTPFEALCCFRPLGAIIAYLKRIPELAELVGADAVLGQYMMAPESALPATDSDEEKQSLKAMITNVYAASDDIVTKALRLHLQRIEETGAQCAEDELFVRIYRQYPDDVGCWMVYFLNYVQMVPGEALFLSDSEPHAYISGDGVEIMACSDNVVRAGLTPKWKDVPTLISMLKYDTTGLASARHEKKSSEDAAQWQVQYYRPPAQFPDFSLYRMQYEHASGKGTTSVTLPTIGLGFCLEGSAKVNGTTVNAGDCFAVPYGKVTCQAEGAKALVFVASTNDLSDR is encoded by the coding sequence CCATCAGGACTATGCCTGGGGCAAGGATGCCGCGTCCAGCTTCGTGGCAAAGATGAAGGGCTTGACGAACGACAAGTCCGGCAAGATGTTTGCGGAGTTGTGGGTAGGCACGCACCCCAACTGCCCGTCCAGGatcgccgacggcgacgcgcagctgctcgaggagtTCCTGAAGCAGCCAGAGAATAAAAAGAAGTACTTTTCAGAAGCTCACCAGGCCACGACCTTCCGTGACACAGTGCCCTACCTGCTGAAGATTCTGTCGATTCGTACGGCGCTGTCCATCCAGGCGCACCCGTGCAAGAAGCTTGCCGAGAAGCTGCACGCAGCGAGGCCGGATAAGTACAAGGACCCGAACCACAAGCCAGAGCTCATTTGCGCCTTGACCCCCTTTGAGGCACTCTGCTGCTTCCGACCGCTCGGCGCCATCATCGCGTATCTGAAGCGCATCccggagctggcggagcttgtgggcgccgacgcggtgCTGGGTCAGTACATGATGGCGCCGGAGAGCGCGCTGCCTGCAACGGACAGcgacgaagagaagcagtCGCTGAAAGCGATGATAACGAACGTGTACGCTGCTTCGGACGACATCGTCacgaaggcgctgcgcctgcacctCCAGCGCATCGAGGAGACGGGCGCGCAGTGTGCCGAGGACGAGCTCTTTGTTCGCATTTACAGGCAGTACCCGGATGATGTCGGCTGCTGGATGGTTTACTTCCTCAATTACGTACAGATGGTGCCCGGGGAGGCTCTCTTTTTATCGGACAGCGAGCCGCACGCGTATatcagcggcgacggtgtcgaGATCATGGCATGCAGCGACAACGTCGTGCGTGCTGGACTCACGCCGAAGTGGAAGGATGTGCCGACGCTCATAAGCATGCTGAAGTACGACACGACCGGGCTTGCGTCTGCCCGCcacgagaagaagagcagcgaggacgcggcgcagTGGCAGGTGCAGTACTACCGGCCACCGGCACAGTTCCCGGACTTTTCGCTGTACCGCATGCAGTACGAGCACGCTTCTGGCAAAGGGACGACCTCCGTGACCTTGCCGACGATAGGCCTGGGCTTCTGCTTGGAGGGGTCTGCCAAGGTGAACGGGACGACGGTAAACGCCGGCGACTGCTTTGCGGTGCCGTACGGCAAGGTGACGTGCCAAGCTGAGGGAGCGAAGGCGCTTGTGTTCGTTGCGTCGACCAACGACTTGAGCGACAGATAG